A genomic region of Kribbella sp. NBC_00382 contains the following coding sequences:
- a CDS encoding RNA polymerase sigma factor, whose product MREFDGDPATEVAALYRRTWPRLIGLLVSIGATRADAEEIAQDAYVKLLDRWDKISRYDDPDAWVRTVAVRALVSRLRRQRVATRALAKLTGRTSEVQGPDSDAVDVAAALARITPSQRAVAVLYYVTDLSIEQIADELQLPRGTVKSRLARARQALAPLLEVEEEVPGHA is encoded by the coding sequence GTGAGGGAGTTCGACGGCGATCCGGCAACCGAGGTGGCGGCGCTCTACCGCCGTACCTGGCCACGCCTGATCGGCCTGCTCGTCTCGATCGGCGCCACGCGTGCCGACGCCGAGGAGATCGCCCAGGACGCGTACGTGAAGCTGCTCGACCGCTGGGACAAGATCAGCCGGTACGACGACCCCGACGCTTGGGTGCGAACAGTCGCGGTACGCGCGCTCGTGAGCCGCCTCAGGCGCCAGCGGGTCGCCACGCGCGCACTGGCCAAGCTCACCGGCCGCACTTCCGAGGTACAGGGTCCTGATAGCGATGCGGTGGACGTAGCCGCGGCGCTCGCGCGGATCACTCCGTCGCAGCGGGCTGTCGCTGTCCTGTACTACGTGACGGACCTGTCGATCGAGCAGATCGCCGACGAACTGCAACTGCCGCGCGGCACCGTCAAGTCGCGGTTGGCGCGTGCCCGCCAAGCCCTTGCGCCATTGCTCGAGGTCGAAGAGGAGGTGCCTGGCCATGCCTGA
- a CDS encoding MFS transporter: MTTPAQPPQPPAPLAPSLWRDRQFRTFWSAQGVSEFGDRISELALPLIAVTLLNASPSQVGFLTAAVWLPNLASLFIGTWVDQHRDKRPLMIAADLTRTVLLLSLPVAYWLDILTLGQLYAIAILAGTAHVVFNTAYASFFVRLVKREQYLEANSKLASTRSISFIAGPAVGGLLIQWLTAPIALLVDALSFLFSALQVSRLKVEPGDADDGDEPLLTRARAGMKYLLKHPYLRASLGCATTVNFFNMIGLALLVLFASRNLGLSAGTIGVAFGVGASGGLVGALAANRLARLIGAGRLIALGSAVFPAALGIVVLADGPVWVRAATLAAAEFVGGFAVMCFDIPLNSLQAAVIHDHMRSRVAGAFSSINYGVRPLGAVIGGLLGTWLGVRETLLISAAGGLFAVLWLLPSPIIRTRDLEGLEPPAM; the protein is encoded by the coding sequence ATGACCACTCCCGCCCAACCACCCCAGCCCCCGGCCCCACTGGCGCCGAGTTTGTGGCGTGACCGGCAGTTCCGGACTTTCTGGTCGGCTCAGGGAGTTTCGGAGTTCGGCGATCGGATCAGCGAGCTCGCTCTGCCCTTGATCGCGGTCACTCTGCTGAACGCATCCCCAAGCCAGGTTGGGTTTCTGACTGCAGCGGTGTGGTTGCCGAACCTCGCCTCGTTGTTCATCGGTACCTGGGTCGACCAGCACCGCGACAAGCGGCCGTTGATGATCGCGGCCGACCTCACCCGGACGGTTCTCTTGCTGTCTTTGCCGGTCGCGTACTGGCTCGACATCCTCACCCTCGGCCAGCTCTACGCGATCGCCATCCTCGCCGGTACCGCGCACGTCGTCTTCAACACCGCCTACGCGTCCTTCTTCGTACGACTGGTCAAGCGCGAGCAATACCTGGAGGCAAACAGCAAGCTGGCCTCGACCAGGTCGATCTCGTTCATCGCCGGCCCAGCCGTCGGCGGCCTGCTGATCCAATGGCTGACCGCGCCGATCGCCCTGCTCGTCGACGCGCTGTCGTTCCTGTTCTCCGCCCTGCAGGTCAGCCGCCTGAAGGTCGAGCCCGGCGACGCCGACGACGGCGACGAGCCGTTGCTGACCAGGGCACGGGCCGGGATGAAGTACCTGCTCAAGCATCCGTACCTACGCGCCAGCCTCGGCTGCGCGACGACGGTGAACTTCTTCAACATGATCGGGTTGGCGCTGCTCGTGCTGTTCGCGAGCCGCAACCTGGGCCTGTCTGCCGGCACCATCGGTGTCGCGTTCGGCGTCGGCGCCAGCGGTGGGCTCGTGGGAGCGCTCGCCGCCAACCGGCTGGCCCGGCTGATCGGCGCCGGCCGGCTGATCGCGCTCGGCTCGGCGGTCTTCCCGGCCGCGTTGGGGATCGTCGTTCTCGCCGACGGACCGGTCTGGGTGCGGGCGGCCACGCTCGCGGCGGCCGAGTTCGTCGGCGGGTTCGCGGTGATGTGCTTCGACATCCCGCTGAACTCACTGCAAGCGGCCGTCATCCACGACCACATGCGCAGCCGGGTGGCGGGCGCGTTCAGCAGCATCAACTACGGGGTGAGGCCGCTCGGCGCGGTGATCGGCGGTCTCCTGGGCACCTGGCTGGGTGTCCGGGAGACGCTGCTGATCTCCGCTGCCGGCGGCCTCTTCGCCGTACTGTGGCTGCTCCCCTCGCCGATCATCCGGACCCGCGACCTCGAGGGTCTCGAACCGCCGGCGATGTGA
- a CDS encoding MFS transporter, translated as MTVTETRPQAPAAPELTHREILEILVGLLAALFTAMLSSTIVSNALPTIIADLEGTQTQYTWVLTASLLATTVSTPIWGKLSDLMSKKLLVQVAISVFVIGSALAGMAHSVPFLIGARVLQGLAMGGLMALAQAIIGAAIPPRDRGRYSGYMGAVMAVATVSGPLIGGVIVDTSWLGWRWCFYVCVPLAVISLVILQKYLHLPLFKREVKVDYLGAVLISITASLPLLWVTFAGHDFDWISWQSALFVGGTIVFGILTVMVENRVREPLVPLKVVRQRTTALAIVASMAVGVAMFGSALFLGQYFQVARGYSATEAGLLTIPMMLGSFIGSVGAGQMVSRFGKWKRYLIAGGILLTVGLGILGTIDHTSPYWYVGLGMLFMGIGMGMMMQNLVLAVQNTVDVSEIGASSASVAFFRSLGGAVGVAVLGAVLATRVKDLLIQGVLHGPGGAAAAAKLQSGGSDGTSLLDVNHLPPQLAELVRQSYGDATGRIFLIAAACALVSLIAVLFIKEIPLRRTVAKLDEPIELD; from the coding sequence ATGACTGTCACCGAGACCCGGCCGCAAGCGCCCGCTGCGCCGGAACTCACCCACCGCGAGATCCTCGAGATCCTGGTCGGGCTGCTCGCCGCGCTGTTCACGGCGATGCTCAGCTCGACGATCGTCAGCAACGCCCTGCCGACGATCATCGCCGATCTCGAGGGCACCCAGACGCAGTACACCTGGGTGCTCACCGCGAGCCTGCTCGCCACCACGGTGTCCACCCCGATCTGGGGCAAGCTGTCCGACCTGATGAGCAAGAAGCTGCTCGTCCAGGTCGCGATCAGCGTGTTCGTGATCGGCTCCGCCCTGGCCGGTATGGCCCACAGTGTGCCGTTCCTGATCGGCGCTCGCGTCCTCCAAGGCCTCGCCATGGGCGGCTTGATGGCCCTGGCCCAGGCGATCATCGGTGCGGCGATCCCGCCCCGCGACCGCGGCCGGTACTCCGGTTACATGGGCGCCGTGATGGCCGTGGCCACCGTGAGCGGCCCGCTCATCGGCGGCGTCATCGTCGACACCTCCTGGCTCGGCTGGCGCTGGTGCTTCTACGTCTGTGTCCCGCTCGCCGTGATCAGCCTGGTCATCCTGCAGAAGTACCTGCACCTGCCGCTGTTCAAGCGTGAGGTCAAGGTCGACTACCTCGGCGCGGTGCTGATCAGCATCACCGCCAGCCTGCCGCTGCTCTGGGTGACCTTCGCCGGGCACGACTTCGACTGGATCTCCTGGCAGTCCGCGTTGTTCGTGGGCGGCACGATCGTCTTCGGCATCCTCACCGTCATGGTCGAGAACCGGGTCCGCGAGCCGCTGGTTCCGCTCAAGGTCGTCCGCCAGCGCACCACCGCGCTCGCGATCGTGGCCAGCATGGCGGTCGGCGTCGCGATGTTCGGCAGCGCGCTCTTCCTCGGCCAGTACTTCCAGGTCGCCCGTGGCTACAGCGCAACCGAGGCCGGGTTGCTGACCATCCCGATGATGCTCGGTTCGTTCATCGGCTCGGTCGGCGCCGGCCAGATGGTGAGCCGGTTCGGCAAGTGGAAGCGGTACCTGATCGCCGGCGGCATCCTGCTCACCGTCGGCCTGGGCATCCTGGGCACGATCGACCACACCAGCCCGTACTGGTACGTCGGTCTCGGCATGCTCTTCATGGGCATCGGGATGGGCATGATGATGCAGAACCTGGTGCTCGCGGTGCAGAACACCGTGGACGTCAGCGAGATCGGAGCGTCCAGCGCGTCGGTGGCATTCTTCCGGAGCCTCGGCGGAGCAGTCGGTGTCGCGGTGCTCGGTGCGGTCCTGGCTACTCGAGTCAAGGACCTCCTGATCCAGGGCGTGCTGCACGGTCCGGGTGGCGCGGCCGCGGCTGCCAAGCTGCAGTCGGGTGGTTCGGACGGTACTAGCCTGCTGGACGTCAACCACCTGCCCCCGCAGCTGGCTGAGCTCGTCCGTCAGTCCTACGGCGACGCGACCGGCCGGATCTTCCTGATCGCGGCGGCTTGTGCGCTGGTCAGCTTGATCGCTGTCCTGTTCATCAAGGAGATCCCGCTCCGCCGTACGGTGGCGAAGCTCGATGAGCCGATCGAATTGGACTGA
- a CDS encoding ArsR family transcriptional regulator — translation MSLRNPYGDFEITDPQAMRALAHPVRLAALSYLQKNGPATATQLSVHVGASPSVTSWHLRHLETFGLVSDSPPPEGGSDKRQRWWKAVARGFRFEMPETPEGAEAGRMLRTEMMSQALDHVQQWLSDTEPVLDPAWSRSTGSSNTLLTITLAEAEAIENAIEDLLAPYVQRGESNAPTDAHPVRLIRMTLPEATT, via the coding sequence ATGTCTCTCAGAAATCCGTACGGCGATTTCGAGATCACCGACCCGCAGGCGATGCGTGCGTTGGCGCATCCCGTCCGGCTCGCCGCGCTCAGCTATCTGCAGAAGAACGGACCGGCCACGGCGACCCAGTTGTCGGTGCACGTCGGCGCGTCGCCGTCGGTGACGAGCTGGCACCTGCGGCATCTCGAGACGTTCGGTCTGGTCAGCGACAGCCCTCCCCCGGAGGGCGGCTCCGACAAGCGCCAGCGCTGGTGGAAGGCCGTCGCCCGCGGGTTCCGCTTCGAGATGCCCGAGACGCCGGAGGGCGCCGAGGCCGGCCGCATGCTCCGCACCGAAATGATGAGCCAGGCCCTCGACCACGTCCAGCAATGGCTCTCCGACACCGAGCCCGTCCTCGACCCCGCCTGGAGCCGCTCCACCGGCTCATCGAACACCCTCCTGACGATCACCCTCGCCGAGGCAGAGGCCATCGAAAACGCCATCGAAGACCTCCTCGCCCCGTACGTCCAACGCGGCGAATCCAACGCCCCCACCGACGCCCACCCCGTCCGCCTAATCCGCATGACGTTGCCCGAAGCAACCACCTGA
- a CDS encoding GNAT family N-acetyltransferase produces MADLPAGATYRPMQLDDIGAVQQHLAARSVALIGIHQYSLEGVEDFLRNPQVDLTTDSWLVSIDGAIAGTAAVVQRPDCVGIELTSADRAVADWLMDRTIARAAEATRDAGLSEQLVRISVLGADELVAELAAARGFSHETSIQRMKIEHTGPVDRPVVPAGVVVRSGAVDEGTRRTAYRLIVESFDGQPSSSPPEYGKWVASREARSTFSWDQLTVLKLDGEPVAVREFDRNFVSSDNCGYIGRIGVLAQARGRGLAKWLLRDQFAIDAAAGLSGTLLHVDSSNPTPAVGLYLGVGMRPDIVNDRWRKTLQVSGF; encoded by the coding sequence ATGGCCGACCTGCCGGCCGGCGCGACCTATCGCCCGATGCAGCTCGATGACATCGGGGCAGTCCAGCAGCATCTGGCTGCTCGCAGCGTGGCGCTGATCGGCATTCATCAGTACAGCCTGGAAGGTGTCGAGGACTTCCTGCGCAATCCGCAGGTCGACCTCACCACGGACAGCTGGCTGGTCTCCATCGACGGCGCGATCGCCGGTACTGCGGCAGTCGTGCAACGACCGGATTGCGTCGGCATCGAGCTCACCTCGGCCGACCGGGCCGTCGCCGACTGGCTGATGGACCGCACGATCGCCCGCGCCGCTGAGGCGACTCGCGATGCCGGCCTGAGTGAGCAGCTGGTGCGGATCTCGGTGCTGGGCGCTGACGAGTTGGTGGCTGAGCTCGCCGCCGCTCGTGGCTTCAGTCATGAGACCTCGATCCAGCGGATGAAGATCGAGCACACCGGGCCGGTCGACCGGCCAGTTGTGCCGGCGGGGGTCGTGGTTCGGAGCGGTGCGGTCGATGAGGGGACCCGGCGGACGGCGTACCGGCTGATCGTGGAGTCGTTCGATGGGCAGCCGTCGTCGAGCCCGCCGGAGTACGGGAAATGGGTGGCGTCCCGGGAGGCGCGGTCGACCTTCTCGTGGGATCAGCTGACTGTGCTCAAGCTGGATGGCGAGCCGGTTGCGGTCCGCGAGTTCGATCGCAACTTCGTGAGTTCGGACAACTGCGGGTACATCGGGCGGATCGGCGTACTGGCTCAGGCCCGTGGTCGTGGGCTGGCGAAGTGGCTGCTCCGGGATCAGTTCGCGATCGATGCCGCGGCGGGGCTCAGCGGCACCTTGTTGCACGTGGACAGCTCGAATCCGACGCCGGCCGTCGGGCTGTATCTGGGCGTGGGGATGCGGCCGGACATCGTCAACGACCGGTGGCGGAAGACGCTGCAGGTCTCTGGTTTCTAG